A region from the Gemmatimonadales bacterium genome encodes:
- a CDS encoding MBL fold metallo-hydrolase: MSYTLTFWGTRGSIPTPGPKTHRYGGNTPCVGITARDGRLVVLDAGTGLRALGDALMRSEADGAAPADGAAERGYGGAREVDLLLSHTHWDHIQGLPFFKPLSVAGTRVRIYGAAQDGVSLGDILRRQMDPMVFPVPLTALAATLSISEIGEGSFEIGPFQVSTFCLRHPGTTLGFRLRPRDGGGEIAYLTDNELGPGGRYRVPAGWRTALIEFLGGIDTLIHDAMYSEGIIRARAGWGHSTPREAVELAGDVGCRRLILFHHDPEHDDDTIDNLLRDARAHGAHRAKGLEVDAAREGMTISL, encoded by the coding sequence GTGAGTTACACCCTGACGTTCTGGGGCACCCGGGGTTCGATTCCGACACCGGGCCCGAAGACCCACCGCTACGGCGGCAATACCCCCTGCGTCGGCATTACCGCCCGCGATGGCCGCCTCGTGGTGCTGGACGCGGGCACCGGGCTTCGAGCGCTAGGCGACGCGCTCATGCGCAGCGAGGCGGATGGCGCCGCGCCCGCTGATGGCGCGGCCGAGAGAGGCTACGGCGGCGCGCGCGAGGTCGATCTTCTCCTCTCGCACACCCACTGGGATCACATTCAGGGATTGCCGTTCTTCAAGCCGCTCAGCGTCGCGGGCACGCGGGTCCGGATCTACGGCGCCGCGCAGGATGGCGTGAGCCTCGGCGACATTCTGCGCCGGCAGATGGATCCCATGGTCTTCCCCGTCCCGCTCACCGCGCTCGCGGCGACGCTCTCGATCTCCGAGATCGGTGAGGGCTCGTTCGAGATCGGGCCCTTCCAGGTCTCCACGTTCTGCCTGCGCCATCCGGGTACGACGCTCGGTTTCCGCCTGCGGCCGCGTGACGGCGGCGGTGAGATCGCCTATCTCACGGACAACGAGTTGGGTCCCGGCGGCCGCTACCGGGTGCCGGCCGGCTGGCGCACCGCGCTCATCGAGTTTCTCGGCGGCATCGACACGCTGATCCACGACGCGATGTATTCGGAGGGCATCATCCGGGCCCGCGCGGGGTGGGGCCACTCGACGCCGCGCGAGGCGGTGGAGCTCGCCGGCGACGTCGGCTGTCGGCGGCTGATCCTGTTCCACCACGATCCCGAGCACGACGACGACACCATCGACAATCTGTTGCGCGATGCGCGCGCGCACGGCGCACACCGGGCGAAGGGGCTCGAGGTGGACGCCGCGCGCGAGGGCATGACGATCAGTCTTTGA